One Deinococcus sp. LM3 DNA segment encodes these proteins:
- the urtA gene encoding urea ABC transporter substrate-binding protein yields the protein MSKLRSVCTTTLSLVLLAASSASAQGTVKVGILHSLTGTMAISEITVANAAQLAIDEINAKGGVMGRKIVVVKEDGASDWPTFATKAEKLLTQDKVATVFGGWTSASRKSMLPVFEKNGGLLFYPVQFEGNECSPNIIYTGAQPNQQALPALEWALSKGYKKIFLLGSDYVYPRTANLILKKHIAAKKATLSGEEYVALGGTEFSSVINKIKAAKPDVIINTLNGDSNVSFFKQYQAAGYKASTLPVISFSIAEQEAQAIGTGLLNGQYATWNYFQSLPNPANRKFVAAYQKKYGAGAAITDPMAHAYMDVYLWKAAVEKAKSFDPMAVRKAIVGISMDSPLGRITVAPNGSLTQAVYTGVSGAGGQFKVISQSKGVVAPQPYDKLAFPGKTCP from the coding sequence ATGAGCAAGCTCCGTTCCGTCTGCACCACCACCCTCAGCCTCGTCCTCCTCGCCGCCAGCAGTGCCAGCGCCCAGGGCACCGTGAAAGTCGGCATCCTGCACTCGCTGACCGGCACCATGGCCATCAGCGAGATTACGGTCGCCAACGCCGCGCAACTCGCCATCGACGAGATCAACGCAAAAGGCGGCGTCATGGGCCGCAAGATCGTGGTCGTCAAGGAGGACGGCGCCAGTGACTGGCCCACCTTCGCCACCAAGGCCGAGAAACTGCTCACCCAGGACAAGGTCGCCACCGTGTTCGGCGGGTGGACGAGTGCCAGCCGCAAATCCATGCTCCCGGTGTTCGAGAAGAACGGTGGTCTGCTGTTCTACCCCGTGCAGTTCGAGGGCAACGAGTGCTCCCCCAATATCATCTATACCGGGGCGCAACCCAACCAGCAGGCCCTGCCGGCCCTGGAATGGGCGCTGAGCAAGGGCTACAAGAAGATCTTCCTGCTCGGCAGCGATTACGTGTACCCCCGCACCGCCAACCTCATCCTGAAAAAGCACATCGCTGCGAAGAAAGCCACGCTGTCCGGCGAGGAGTACGTCGCGCTGGGCGGCACCGAGTTCAGCTCCGTCATCAACAAGATCAAGGCCGCGAAACCCGACGTGATCATCAACACCCTGAACGGCGACTCCAACGTCTCGTTCTTCAAGCAGTACCAGGCCGCCGGGTACAAGGCCAGCACCCTGCCCGTCATCTCGTTCTCCATCGCCGAGCAGGAAGCGCAGGCCATCGGCACGGGGCTCCTGAACGGCCAGTACGCCACCTGGAATTACTTCCAGAGCCTCCCGAACCCCGCCAACAGGAAGTTCGTCGCCGCGTACCAGAAGAAATACGGAGCGGGCGCCGCCATCACGGACCCCATGGCGCACGCGTACATGGACGTGTACCTCTGGAAGGCCGCCGTCGAGAAGGCCAAGTCCTTCGACCCCATGGCGGTCCGCAAGGCCATCGTGGGCATCAGCATGGACAGCCCGCTCGGCAGGATCACCGTCGCGCCCAACGGCAGCCTCACGCAGGCCGTGTACACCGGCGTTTCTGGCGCGGGCGGGCAGTTCAAGGTGATCAGCCAGAGCAAGGGCGTGGTCGCGCCGCAGCCGTACGACAAGCTCGCCTTCCCCGGCAAGACCTGCCCGTAA
- the urtB gene encoding urea ABC transporter permease subunit UrtB has protein sequence MQVDFTFISGQLFTGLSVASILLLAALGLALSFGLMRVINMAHGEFLMVGGYLTYLAAQWAGPTLGDAYLWVAFPLAFLGAALLGAVMEFTVIRRLYGRPLDTLLATFGISLILQQAARQLFGSTGVPVTAPAWLSGALQLGDVTLPFVRLFVIALALIVLGGMWWLLNRSRFGMHVRAVNQNREMAAALGVNTRSLDLLVFALGAGVAGVAGVGLALIAPVNPTVGAAYIVNAFLVVVVGGVGSVLGGAVAAVLLGFVTALAEGFTSVSLAQAILLVLVVAFLQWKPRGLIPTKSRALEEA, from the coding sequence ATGCAAGTGGACTTCACTTTTATTTCCGGTCAGCTGTTCACGGGCCTGTCGGTCGCGTCGATCCTGCTGCTGGCTGCGCTGGGCCTCGCGCTGAGCTTCGGGCTGATGCGCGTGATCAACATGGCGCACGGCGAATTCCTGATGGTCGGCGGGTACCTCACGTACCTCGCCGCGCAGTGGGCCGGGCCGACTCTGGGTGACGCGTACCTGTGGGTGGCCTTTCCACTCGCGTTCCTGGGCGCCGCGCTGCTGGGCGCCGTCATGGAGTTCACGGTGATCCGCCGCCTGTATGGCCGCCCGCTGGACACGCTGCTCGCCACGTTCGGAATCAGTCTGATCCTGCAGCAGGCCGCGCGGCAACTGTTCGGCAGTACCGGCGTGCCCGTCACCGCCCCCGCGTGGCTGAGCGGCGCGCTGCAACTGGGCGACGTGACCCTGCCGTTCGTGCGTCTGTTCGTGATCGCGCTGGCGCTGATCGTGCTGGGCGGCATGTGGTGGCTGCTGAATCGCAGCCGCTTCGGCATGCACGTCCGCGCCGTGAACCAGAACCGCGAGATGGCGGCCGCACTCGGCGTGAACACCCGCTCGCTGGACCTGCTGGTGTTCGCGCTCGGCGCGGGCGTGGCGGGCGTGGCGGGCGTGGGCCTCGCCCTGATCGCCCCGGTGAACCCCACGGTGGGCGCGGCGTACATCGTGAACGCATTCCTGGTGGTCGTGGTGGGCGGCGTGGGCAGCGTGCTGGGCGGCGCGGTCGCGGCCGTGCTGCTGGGCTTCGTGACCGCGCTGGCCGAGGGCTTCACGAGCGTCAGCCTCGCGCAGGCGATCCTGCTGGTGCTCGTCGTGGCTTTCCTGCAGTGGAAACCGCGCGGCCTGATCCCCACGAAATCACGGGCACTGGAGGAAGCGTGA
- the urtC gene encoding urea ABC transporter permease subunit UrtC, with protein MRLSTSTIAVIAVLIALAFAPLYLGAYPLTLLGRVLALSIAAVGVMVVWGRAGILSLGQGLFFGLGGYALAMHLKLVATPKGELPDFMLYNGVEALPWFWAPFTSAPFALAMVLILPAAAAGLVAWLMFRRRITGVYVSIITQALLLAFVTWLNGSQGLTSGTNGITDFQTFLGIDLRGADVANGLYWVTLLFVALALGGTALLLRTPFGAILTAIRDNENRTRFLGFNPAAFKIAAFMLGGLLAGVSGALYTLHLGTISPAMIGTAFSIELVVWVALGGRASLIGAAAGLVLGQLAKDRISSAAPDAWLYVMGSLFVLVVLVMPQGVAGLIQGRRRPAPAPTPPSPLTREVSDAV; from the coding sequence ATGCGACTGTCCACCTCCACCATCGCCGTGATCGCCGTGCTGATCGCCCTGGCGTTCGCGCCGCTGTACCTGGGCGCGTACCCGCTGACGCTGCTGGGGCGGGTGCTGGCGCTGTCCATCGCGGCGGTCGGCGTCATGGTCGTGTGGGGCCGCGCGGGCATCCTGAGCCTGGGGCAGGGATTGTTCTTCGGGCTGGGCGGGTACGCGCTGGCCATGCACCTGAAACTCGTGGCGACCCCGAAGGGCGAACTGCCGGACTTCATGCTGTACAACGGCGTGGAGGCCTTGCCGTGGTTCTGGGCGCCGTTCACGAGTGCGCCGTTTGCGCTGGCGATGGTGCTGATCCTTCCGGCGGCGGCGGCCGGACTGGTCGCGTGGCTGATGTTCCGCCGCCGCATCACCGGCGTGTACGTGAGCATCATCACGCAGGCGCTGCTGCTGGCGTTCGTGACGTGGCTGAACGGCTCGCAGGGCCTGACGAGCGGCACGAACGGCATCACGGACTTCCAGACCTTCCTGGGCATTGACCTGCGTGGCGCGGACGTGGCGAACGGCCTGTACTGGGTGACGCTGCTGTTCGTGGCGCTCGCGCTGGGCGGCACGGCCCTGCTGCTGCGCACGCCGTTCGGGGCGATTCTGACCGCCATCCGCGACAACGAGAACCGCACGCGCTTCCTGGGCTTCAACCCGGCGGCGTTCAAGATCGCGGCGTTCATGCTGGGCGGCCTGCTCGCGGGCGTGTCCGGCGCGCTGTACACGCTGCACCTGGGCACCATCTCGCCCGCCATGATCGGCACGGCGTTCAGCATCGAACTCGTCGTGTGGGTCGCGCTGGGCGGCCGCGCGAGCCTGATCGGCGCGGCGGCCGGGCTGGTGCTGGGGCAACTGGCGAAAGACCGCATCTCCAGCGCCGCGCCGGACGCGTGGCTGTACGTCATGGGGTCGCTGTTCGTGCTGGTCGTGCTGGTCATGCCGCAGGGCGTGGCCGGGCTGATCCAGGGCCGCCGCCGCCCTGCCCCCGCACCCACGCCACCCAGTCCCCTGACCCGCGAGGTGAGCGATGCCGTCTGA